One window of the Macaca thibetana thibetana isolate TM-01 chromosome 1, ASM2454274v1, whole genome shotgun sequence genome contains the following:
- the LOC126937199 gene encoding probable ribosome biogenesis protein RLP24 yields MMFVRNDCKVFRFCKSKCHKNFKKKRNPCKVRWTKAFRKAAGKELTVDNSFEFEKRRNEPIKYQQELWNKTIDAMKRVEEIKQKRQAKFIMNRLKKNKELQKVQDIKEVKQNIHLI; encoded by the coding sequence ATGATGTTCGTCCGCAACGATTGCAAGGTGTTCAGATTTTGCAAATCTAAATgtcataaaaactttaaaaagaagcgAAATCCTTGCAAAGTTAGGTGGACCAAAGCATTCCGGAAAGCAGCTGGCAAAGAGCTTACAGTGGATAAttcatttgaatttgaaaaacGTAGAAATGAACCTATCAAATACCAGCAAGAGCTATGGAATAAGACTATTGATGCAATGAAGAGAGTTGAAGAGATCAAACAGAAACGCCAAGctaaatttataatgaacagattgaagaaaaataaagagctaCAGAAAGTTCAGGATATCAAAGAAGTCAAGCAAAACATCCATCTTATCTGA